The following proteins come from a genomic window of Anabas testudineus chromosome 3, fAnaTes1.2, whole genome shotgun sequence:
- the LOC113174116 gene encoding N-acetyllactosaminide alpha-1,3-galactosyltransferase-like, which produces MKEQLPLSGSISKAKGAGIFCCLLLLVASLTFIYLKYLPYNVPVETRPGAVEGTLKETDTWNDTLNFGARPEVKTRTSWNAPIVWEGMFDPNLYDQHHIRIKTTVALTVFAVGRYLDAYLKTFLNSAEKHFMIGLQVRYYVFTDAPEKVPKFDFGPKRILKVIKVEKYSRWQDISMMRMKMISEAIESEIRHHCTYLFCFDVDQELIGRFGSEALGDSVAVLHAHFYRLQSSQFTYDRNPKSTAFLDKGDFYYHAAIFGGSCDGVKNLADACYLSIMQDKINDVEALWHDESHLNKYFYLHKPSKVLSPEYCWDRWIRDNRDIRVMRLVWGPKNYEGLRTR; this is translated from the exons ATGAAGGAGCAACTTCCTCTAAG tGGGTCCATCAGCAAGGCAAAAGGTGCTGGAATTTTCTGCTGTCTTTTACTGCTTGTTGCCAGCTTGACTTTCATATATTTGAA ATATTTGCCATACAACGTTCCTGTGGAAACCCGGCCTGGTGCTGTTGAAGGAACACTAAAAGAAACGGACACTTGGAATGACACACTTAACTTTGG GGCGAGACCAGAAGTTAAGACACGGACATCTTGGAATGCTCCCATCGTCTGGGAAGGGATGTTTGACCCTAATCTTTACGACCAACATCATATCAGAATCAAGACAACTGTGGCTCtcactgtgtttgctgtggGCAG gTACCTGGATGCCTACCTCAAGACTTTCCTTAactctgcagaaaaacattttatgattgGGTTACAAGTGAGATATTATGTGTTTACCGATGCACCAGAGAAAGTACCAAAATTTGACTTTGGCCCCAAGAGAATCTTGAAGGTTATAAAGGTGGAAAAGTACTCTAGATGGCAGGACATCTCTATGATGCGCATGAAGATGATATCAGAAGCTATAGAATCTGAGATTCGTCACCATTGCACTTATCTTTTCTGCTTTGATGTGGATCAGGAGTTAATAGGAAGATTTGGCTCAGAGGCTCTTGGGGATTCTGTGGCTGTGCTCCATGCTCATTTTTATAGACTTCAAAGTTCACAATTCACTTATGACAGAAACCCAAAATCCACAGCCTTCCTGGACAAGGGAGATTTCTACTACCACGCTGCGATCTTTGGAGGTTCCTGTGATGGCGTAAAGAATTTGGCAGATGCCTGCTATCTTAGCATCATGCAggacaaaataaatgatgtgGAAGCGTTGTGGCATGATGAGAGTCATCTAAACAAGTACTTTTATCTTCACAAACCAAGCAAGGTGCTCTCCCCTGAGTACTGCTGGGACCGGTGGATTAGGGACAACAGAGACATACGTGTCATGCGCCTAGTATGGGGACCAAAAAATTATGAGGGTCTCCGAACTCGATAG